A window of Zingiber officinale cultivar Zhangliang chromosome 5A, Zo_v1.1, whole genome shotgun sequence contains these coding sequences:
- the LOC121980886 gene encoding uncharacterized protein LOC121980886: MICRSVCCGAMTFRAQDAEGVVVLVTGLGAEDAIGDYVRLGDADAGSRGSKWSSIWWWLRVVLLCVFLCAAAVPLVIFVGPLIIRKVIVPVLNWETRTFSRSVLVLLLFASIALFPTFLLPSSPCMWIAGMTFGYGYGFLLIMVGSLIGMSLPFFVGSFFRHDLHRWLEKWPKKAAIIRLAGEGDWFHQFRAVVLLRISPFPYLIFNYAAVAANIKYGPYISGSAVGTVHEIFITIYSGRLIQSLADATNTGVFLSMQQIVYDAIGFCVAAAATAAITIYAKRTLRTLQAEDELS; the protein is encoded by the exons ATGATTTGCCGATCGGTTTGTTGCGGCGCGATGACCTTTCGGGCGCAGGACGCTGAGGGTGTCGTCGTCCTTGTGACGGGGCTGGGGGCGGAGGATGCTATTGGGGATTATGTTAGGTTGGGCGACGCTGATGCCGGATCCCGTGGAAGTAAGTGGAGTTCGATTTGGTGGTGGCTGAGGGTGGTTCTCTTGTGTGTTTTCTTGTGTGCGGCCGCTGTGCCTCTCGTCATCTTCGTTGGCCCCTTGATCATCAGAAAG GTAATTGTAccagtgttgaactgggaaacgAGAACATTTAGTAGATCTGTCCTGGTGCTGTTACTTTTTGCTTCTATTGCCTTATTTCCAACTTTCTTGTTACCTTCATCGCCTTGCATGTGGATAGCTGGGATGACTTTTGGCTATGGTTATGGCTTTCTTCTAATTATGGTTGGGAGCCTTATAGGGATGTCGCTGCCTTTTTTTGTTGGATCATTTTTCCGTCATGatctacat AGATGGTTAGAGAAATGGCCCAAGAAAGCAGCCATTATAAGATTGGCTGGTGAAGGAGATTGGTTTCATCAATTTCGAGCTGTTGTTTTGCTGAGGATTTCACCATTCCCTTATCTTATATTTAATTATGCAGCCGTTGCAGCAAATATTAAGTATGGACCATATATATCAGGTTCAGCTGTAGGAACTGTGCATGAGATCTTTATAACAATTTACAG CGGTAGACTGATTCAGAGCTTAGCGGATGCAACAAATACTGGAGTTTTCCTTTCGATGCAGCAGATCGTCTATGATGCCATTGGATTCTGTGTTGCAGCAGCGGCTACTGCAGCTATTACGATCTATGCCAAGAGAACTCTTCGAACACTTCAAGCAGAAGATGAGCTGAGCTGA